One genomic window of Hymenobacter sp. J193 includes the following:
- a CDS encoding acetyl-CoA C-acyltransferase yields the protein MPQAYIVDAVRTPIGKFGGALSSVRPDDMAAHVLRELLRRNPSVDKAAIEDVIMGAANQAGEDNRNVARMAALLAGLPLSVGGNTVNRLCASGLQSIIDAARAIKAGEGDVYLAGGAESMTRAPFVVAKSSTAFARDFTAHDTTLGWRFVNPKLSKLHHPFAMGETAENVAKRYGITRQEQDQFAFDSQLKYQRANEKGRFRREIVPVFIHQPKGDAALFDTDEAPRLSSLEKLATIKPAFQPVDGTVTAGNSAGINDGAAAVLLVNEDALERFKLKPMARVVSSAVAGVDPAYMGIGPVPAIQKVLQRAGLTLDDIDLIELNEAFAVQSIACIRDLGLDMTKVNVNGGSIAIGHPLGCSGARITATLVHEMQRREGVRYGLAAMCVGVGQGAAVIYEKV from the coding sequence ATGCCCCAAGCCTATATTGTGGACGCCGTCCGCACGCCGATTGGCAAATTCGGCGGCGCCCTGAGCAGCGTCCGCCCCGACGACATGGCCGCGCACGTGCTGCGCGAGCTGCTGCGCCGCAACCCCTCCGTAGATAAAGCCGCCATTGAAGACGTAATTATGGGCGCCGCCAACCAGGCCGGCGAAGACAACCGCAACGTGGCCCGCATGGCCGCGCTGCTGGCCGGTCTGCCCTTGTCAGTGGGCGGCAACACCGTAAACCGCCTGTGCGCCTCGGGCCTGCAAAGCATCATCGACGCCGCCCGGGCCATCAAGGCCGGAGAAGGCGACGTGTACCTGGCCGGCGGTGCCGAAAGCATGACGCGCGCGCCTTTTGTGGTGGCCAAGTCGTCCACCGCCTTTGCCCGCGACTTCACCGCCCACGACACCACTCTGGGCTGGCGCTTCGTGAACCCCAAGCTCTCGAAGCTGCACCACCCCTTTGCCATGGGCGAAACGGCCGAGAACGTGGCCAAGCGCTATGGCATCACCCGCCAGGAGCAGGACCAGTTTGCCTTCGACTCGCAGCTGAAGTACCAGCGCGCCAACGAGAAAGGCCGATTCCGCCGCGAAATCGTGCCCGTGTTCATCCACCAGCCTAAAGGTGATGCCGCCCTGTTCGACACCGACGAGGCCCCGCGCTTGTCGTCGCTGGAAAAGCTGGCCACCATCAAGCCTGCCTTCCAGCCCGTAGATGGCACCGTGACGGCCGGCAACTCGGCCGGTATCAACGATGGTGCCGCCGCCGTGCTACTGGTGAACGAAGACGCGCTGGAGCGCTTCAAGCTGAAGCCGATGGCCCGCGTGGTTTCCTCGGCCGTGGCCGGCGTTGACCCCGCCTACATGGGCATCGGGCCGGTGCCAGCTATTCAGAAAGTGCTGCAGCGCGCCGGCCTCACCCTGGACGACATCGACCTGATTGAGCTCAACGAAGCCTTTGCCGTGCAGAGCATTGCCTGCATCCGCGACCTGGGCCTGGATATGACCAAGGTAAACGTGAACGGCGGCTCCATTGCCATCGGGCACCCGCTGGGCTGCTCCGGAGCGCGCATCACGGCCACGCTGGTACACGAGATGCAGCGCCGTGAGGGTGTGCGCTACGGACTGGCTGCTATGTGCGTAGGCGTAGGGCAGGGCGCCGCCGTGATTTACGAGAAGGTATAA
- a CDS encoding DUF4293 domain-containing protein — translation MIQRIQSVFLLLLALAMLSVVFLPIWSKTDPLTGNEVVLTATQLAFTKGQGPATSTWPIAALAVAAAAVAVFEIFQFRNRLRQQQIGTFNLLLIMSTIGAGFYYSGIGERLLNIKVPGTFEAGFYLPTLALLLNVLANRFIRRDEKLVRSMDRLR, via the coding sequence ATGATACAAAGAATTCAAAGCGTATTCCTTCTGTTGCTGGCGCTGGCCATGCTGAGCGTCGTTTTTCTGCCCATCTGGTCGAAAACCGACCCACTCACGGGCAACGAAGTGGTGCTGACGGCCACCCAATTAGCCTTCACCAAAGGCCAGGGGCCGGCTACCAGCACCTGGCCCATTGCGGCGCTGGCCGTAGCGGCGGCGGCCGTGGCCGTGTTTGAAATATTTCAATTCCGCAACCGCCTCCGTCAGCAGCAGATCGGCACCTTCAACTTGTTGCTCATCATGAGCACCATCGGCGCGGGTTTCTACTACTCCGGCATCGGGGAGCGGCTGCTCAACATCAAAGTACCCGGCACCTTCGAGGCAGGGTTCTACCTGCCCACGCTGGCGCTGCTGCTCAACGTGCTGGCCAACCGCTTTATCCGCCGCGACGAGAAGCTGGTGCGCAGCATGGACCGGCTGCGGTAG
- a CDS encoding DUF4476 domain-containing protein, with protein sequence MKKALLLCCSFLLWAAQLLAAPANVNFISERGVPFKLIFDGNLLTRRVAREVYLDRVQPGSHWAEFRVPAGRGYVKYRTRVFLEAGYESSYVLVTRQGYPPVLRKASAVPMRGPWRRNPHYNDYPGPYGNPDAGYDSRNDDRDGSYDNRDDRRDDDRRDDDRRDDRDEDRRDDRRPDYSGRYRTLMNAADVDALLRVLKTKAFDKDKLPIAQEALAQSAIRTQELKRLLRGFDFESQRLEMAKYAYDHVADPQNFYQVYELFNFDSNVKELQQYSAQSRPADDYRNNYPSVMKPQEVEALVRAAERKAFDKDKLGILQDGLSRVALRTEDLKRLLRVFSFEDQRVVLAKYAYGRLIDPQNFYQVYELFSFSSNVKELQEYVSQQPRR encoded by the coding sequence ATGAAAAAGGCCCTACTTCTCTGCTGCAGCTTCCTGCTATGGGCTGCGCAACTTCTCGCCGCCCCGGCCAACGTCAACTTTATTTCGGAGCGCGGGGTGCCCTTCAAGCTCATCTTTGATGGCAACCTGCTCACCCGCCGGGTGGCGCGGGAAGTGTACCTGGACCGGGTGCAGCCCGGCTCCCACTGGGCCGAGTTCCGGGTGCCGGCCGGTCGGGGCTACGTGAAGTATCGTACCCGCGTTTTTCTGGAAGCCGGCTACGAATCGAGCTACGTGCTGGTGACGCGCCAGGGCTACCCGCCCGTGTTGCGCAAAGCCTCGGCGGTGCCCATGCGGGGCCCATGGCGCCGTAACCCGCACTACAACGACTATCCCGGCCCCTACGGCAACCCCGACGCCGGCTACGACAGCCGCAACGACGACCGTGACGGCAGCTACGACAACCGCGACGACCGGCGCGATGACGACCGGCGCGATGATGACCGGCGCGACGACCGGGACGAGGACCGCCGCGACGACCGACGTCCTGACTACTCCGGCCGCTACCGCACTCTCATGAACGCCGCCGATGTGGATGCTCTGCTCCGCGTGCTGAAAACCAAGGCCTTCGACAAAGACAAGCTACCCATTGCCCAGGAAGCCCTGGCCCAGTCGGCCATCCGCACCCAGGAGCTGAAGCGCCTGCTGCGCGGCTTCGATTTTGAGAGTCAGCGCCTGGAAATGGCCAAGTACGCCTACGACCACGTGGCTGACCCCCAGAACTTCTACCAGGTGTATGAGCTGTTCAACTTCGACTCCAACGTGAAGGAGCTGCAGCAGTACAGCGCCCAGAGCCGCCCTGCCGACGACTACCGCAATAACTACCCCTCCGTGATGAAACCCCAGGAAGTAGAAGCCCTGGTGCGGGCTGCTGAGCGCAAGGCTTTCGATAAAGACAAGCTGGGCATTCTGCAGGATGGCTTATCCCGCGTTGCTCTGCGCACCGAGGACCTCAAGCGCCTGTTGCGGGTATTCAGCTTTGAAGACCAGCGGGTGGTGCTGGCCAAGTACGCCTACGGCCGGCTGATCGATCCGCAGAACTTCTACCAGGTATACGAGCTGTTCAGCTTTAGCTCAAACGTGAAGGAACTGCAGGAATACGTAAGCCAGCAGCCCCGCCGGTAG
- a CDS encoding OmpA family protein → MRKFLILCAAAGTTGWLSGCSASDQLTKADRRFVRGEYEEAIPLYKADVKKGKRTAFSNFRIAESYRLSNRIEQAEDYYNSAIGGGVKSNDAKFYYAEALKANGKYEEATTQFEAYAQNGANAKLVPRAELEAKNTKLVPELLAQRTNNEVQALDSVNSPSSDFGATIFPTTKELVFASGRDGKKYLGNGEGFNDLYAVTLAGEPQLTGGRSIRRLEPVFNTADKHEASATYSPDGKTMVFARSNNGTKKQAKEGYQSVDLFVSYFRGNEWTEPVLARGLNSKTADDFSPAFSPDGRTLYFSSSRTGGSGGNDLYKTTLEEGNRFSAPENLGDKINTPGNENFPAVAPDGTLYFSSDGHPGLGRLDIFRVEKGAVKNVGAPINSTADDFAPFFTAKDAGVFSSNRSGGKGSDDLYLFRRKPLKLVTLFADGTLLEKDSKTGETKPLAGEEVALLGRNGQRLQTTQSGPDGKFSFKLDTASTYALVADRTGYFTARQSLTTVGKVPTQDELPAAQNDIKLPVTLTLDKIVVNKAIVVENIFYDYDKWNIRPDAALELDKLVQTLVDNPKITIELSSHTDSRGKDAYNLSLSQKRAQSAVNYIISKGIAKNRITAKGYGETRPVLKNARTEDEHQRNRRTEFKVTRISQ, encoded by the coding sequence ATGCGGAAATTTCTAATCCTATGCGCAGCGGCCGGCACCACGGGGTGGCTGAGCGGCTGCAGCGCCTCGGACCAGCTCACCAAGGCCGACCGGCGTTTTGTGCGGGGCGAGTACGAGGAAGCCATTCCCCTGTACAAAGCCGACGTGAAAAAGGGCAAGCGCACCGCGTTTTCCAACTTCCGCATTGCGGAATCCTACCGCCTGTCCAACCGCATCGAGCAGGCCGAGGACTACTACAACTCGGCCATTGGCGGCGGGGTGAAATCCAATGACGCCAAGTTCTACTACGCCGAAGCCTTGAAAGCCAACGGCAAATACGAGGAAGCTACCACGCAGTTTGAAGCCTACGCCCAGAACGGAGCCAACGCCAAGCTGGTGCCCCGCGCCGAGCTGGAAGCCAAGAACACCAAACTGGTGCCCGAGCTGCTGGCTCAGCGCACCAACAACGAAGTGCAGGCCCTGGACTCGGTGAACTCGCCTTCTTCGGACTTTGGCGCTACTATCTTCCCTACCACCAAGGAGCTGGTGTTTGCCTCGGGCCGCGACGGCAAGAAGTACCTGGGCAACGGGGAAGGCTTCAACGACCTGTACGCCGTGACGCTGGCGGGCGAGCCGCAGCTGACCGGCGGCCGGTCCATCCGGCGCCTGGAGCCCGTTTTCAACACCGCCGACAAGCACGAGGCCAGCGCCACCTACTCGCCCGATGGCAAGACGATGGTGTTTGCCCGCTCCAACAACGGCACCAAGAAGCAGGCCAAGGAAGGCTACCAGAGCGTGGACTTGTTTGTGTCGTACTTCCGGGGAAATGAGTGGACGGAGCCGGTGCTGGCGCGGGGCCTCAACAGCAAAACCGCCGACGACTTCTCGCCCGCCTTCTCGCCCGACGGCCGCACGCTGTACTTTTCTTCCAGCCGCACCGGCGGCAGCGGGGGCAATGACCTTTATAAGACTACGCTGGAAGAAGGCAACCGCTTTTCCGCCCCCGAAAACCTGGGCGACAAAATCAACACGCCCGGCAACGAAAACTTTCCGGCAGTGGCCCCCGATGGTACGCTCTACTTCTCCTCTGATGGGCACCCCGGCCTGGGCCGGCTTGATATCTTCCGGGTAGAGAAGGGCGCGGTGAAAAACGTGGGCGCCCCCATCAATAGCACCGCCGACGACTTTGCGCCCTTCTTCACGGCCAAGGATGCGGGCGTGTTTTCCTCCAACCGCAGCGGCGGCAAGGGCTCCGATGACCTGTACCTGTTCCGCCGCAAGCCTCTTAAGCTGGTCACGCTCTTCGCCGACGGCACGCTGCTGGAAAAAGACTCCAAAACCGGCGAAACCAAGCCCCTGGCGGGCGAGGAGGTCGCGCTGCTGGGCCGCAACGGTCAGCGCTTGCAAACCACGCAGTCGGGTCCCGATGGCAAGTTCAGCTTCAAGCTGGATACGGCCAGCACCTATGCGCTGGTAGCCGACCGCACTGGCTACTTCACGGCCCGCCAGAGCCTGACCACCGTAGGCAAGGTGCCCACGCAGGATGAGCTGCCGGCCGCGCAGAACGACATCAAGCTGCCCGTGACACTCACCCTTGACAAGATTGTGGTGAACAAGGCCATTGTAGTCGAAAACATCTTCTACGACTACGACAAGTGGAACATCCGGCCCGATGCGGCTCTGGAGCTGGATAAGCTGGTGCAGACGCTGGTCGACAATCCCAAAATTACTATCGAGCTCAGCTCCCACACCGACTCCCGCGGCAAGGACGCTTACAACCTGAGCCTTTCGCAGAAGCGGGCGCAGTCGGCGGTGAACTACATTATCTCTAAGGGTATTGCTAAGAACCGCATTACGGCCAAAGGCTACGGCGAAACCCGGCCCGTGCTGAAAAATGCCCGCACCGAAGATGAGCACCAGCGCAACCGCCGCACCGAGTTTAAGGTGACGCGTATTTCGCAGTAA
- a CDS encoding (Fe-S)-binding protein has protein sequence MADLAARGETPEILFWVGCAGAFDDRYKRVTRAFVRILEHVGVNYAVLGMEESCTGDPAKRAGNEFLFQMQAMQNITTLNGYGIKKVVTACPHCFNTIKNEYPALGGEYEVIHHSTFLQQLINEGKVKAEGGESFKGRRITFHDSCYLGRANNIYEAPRAVLEVLDADLLEMKRCKTNGLCCGAGGAQMWKEPEPGKKDINVERAEEALATLDGDADVLLNLQGVESTAPVLPAGSNRGGSVIAVACPFCMTMMADGVKNKERESDVQVFDLAELIASAEGLNA, from the coding sequence ATGGCCGACCTGGCTGCCCGGGGCGAAACGCCGGAAATTCTGTTCTGGGTGGGCTGCGCCGGCGCCTTCGACGACCGTTACAAGCGCGTGACGCGGGCTTTCGTGCGCATTCTGGAGCACGTGGGCGTGAACTACGCGGTGCTGGGTATGGAAGAAAGCTGCACCGGCGACCCGGCCAAGCGCGCCGGCAACGAATTCCTGTTTCAGATGCAGGCCATGCAGAACATTACTACCCTCAATGGCTACGGCATCAAGAAGGTGGTAACGGCCTGCCCGCACTGCTTCAACACCATCAAGAACGAGTACCCCGCGCTGGGCGGCGAGTACGAGGTGATTCACCACAGTACTTTCCTGCAGCAGCTCATCAACGAGGGCAAGGTGAAGGCCGAGGGCGGGGAGTCGTTCAAGGGCCGCCGCATCACCTTTCACGACTCCTGCTACCTGGGCCGCGCCAACAACATCTACGAGGCACCCCGCGCCGTGCTGGAAGTGCTGGACGCCGACCTACTGGAAATGAAGCGCTGCAAAACCAATGGCCTCTGCTGCGGAGCCGGCGGCGCCCAGATGTGGAAAGAGCCCGAGCCCGGCAAAAAAGACATCAACGTGGAACGCGCCGAGGAAGCCCTGGCCACCCTGGACGGCGACGCCGATGTGCTGCTGAACCTGCAGGGCGTGGAAAGCACCGCCCCGGTGCTGCCCGCTGGCTCCAACCGCGGCGGCAGCGTCATTGCCGTAGCCTGCCCGTTCTGCATGACCATGATGGCCGACGGCGTGAAAAACAAAGAGCGGGAGTCGGACGTGCAGGTGTTCGACCTGGCCGAGCTGATTGCCTCCGCCGAAGGTCTGAATGCTTAA
- a CDS encoding (Fe-S)-binding protein gives MHFSIQNILFLLVAVAGFGLFAWQARKIRANILVGRDRDMSGHVNERLWKTLLVAFGQQKMFKRLTPAILHLIVYIGFIVINIEVIEILIDGIFGTHRVLSFLGPLYSLLTGTNEVLGALVVLAVAALWWRRNVKGVRRFTGPEMRAWPRLDANVILYIEVVLMAALFLMNAADLKLHGASLPGAFPISQFLTGLLPDSPTALHVLERVGWWAHIVGILLFLNYLPSSKHFHIIMAFPNVYYSRLVPQGQFSNVDSITHEVKAMMDPTYQVPAPATEPDGSAAAPTPFGAKDVNDLAWTNLLNAYSCTECGRCTSVCPANITGKLLSPRKIIMDTRDRVEEKYNSPLIFNPNLYGKEAKHDPQEQLDRENHTLLRGYVTPEELWACTTCNACVEACPVNINPLESIVEMRRFLVLEESAAPNSLNVMFSNIENNGAPWAFSPSDRFNWADDLFVAEK, from the coding sequence GTGCACTTTTCTATTCAAAACATCCTCTTCCTGCTGGTGGCGGTGGCGGGCTTCGGCCTGTTTGCCTGGCAAGCGCGGAAGATTCGGGCCAATATCCTCGTCGGGCGCGACCGGGACATGAGCGGCCACGTGAATGAGCGGCTGTGGAAAACCCTGCTGGTGGCCTTCGGGCAGCAGAAAATGTTCAAGCGCCTCACGCCGGCCATTCTGCACCTCATCGTGTATATTGGCTTTATCGTCATCAACATCGAAGTCATCGAGATATTGATTGACGGTATTTTCGGCACGCACCGGGTGCTGAGCTTCCTGGGGCCGCTGTACTCACTGCTCACCGGCACCAATGAGGTGTTAGGCGCGCTGGTGGTACTGGCCGTGGCGGCGTTGTGGTGGCGCCGTAATGTAAAAGGCGTACGTCGGTTTACCGGCCCGGAAATGCGCGCCTGGCCCCGGCTTGATGCCAACGTCATTCTCTACATCGAAGTGGTACTGATGGCGGCCTTGTTCCTGATGAATGCCGCCGACCTGAAGCTGCACGGCGCCAGCTTGCCCGGCGCTTTTCCCATCAGCCAGTTTCTCACGGGTCTGCTACCCGACAGCCCTACGGCCCTGCACGTGCTGGAGCGCGTGGGCTGGTGGGCGCACATCGTGGGCATTCTGCTATTTCTGAATTACCTGCCTTCGTCCAAGCACTTTCACATCATCATGGCCTTCCCGAACGTTTACTACTCCCGGCTGGTGCCGCAGGGGCAGTTCTCGAACGTGGACAGTATCACCCACGAGGTGAAGGCTATGATGGACCCCACCTACCAGGTGCCCGCCCCCGCCACGGAGCCCGATGGCTCCGCCGCCGCGCCTACTCCCTTCGGGGCTAAGGATGTGAACGACCTGGCCTGGACCAACCTGCTGAACGCCTACTCCTGCACCGAGTGTGGCCGCTGCACTTCAGTTTGCCCGGCCAACATCACCGGCAAGCTGCTTTCTCCGCGCAAAATCATCATGGACACGCGCGACAGGGTAGAGGAGAAGTACAACTCACCGCTGATTTTCAACCCCAACCTCTACGGCAAGGAAGCCAAGCACGACCCGCAGGAACAGCTGGACCGCGAAAACCACACCCTGCTGCGCGGCTACGTGACACCTGAGGAGCTCTGGGCCTGCACTACCTGCAACGCCTGCGTGGAAGCCTGCCCGGTGAACATTAACCCGCTGGAAAGCATTGTGGAAATGCGCCGCTTCCTGGTGCTGGAAGAGTCGGCCGCGCCCAACTCGCTCAACGTCATGTTCTCCAACATCGAAAATAACGGGGCGCCCTGGGCCTTCTCACCCTCGGACCGCTTCAACTGGGCCGACGACCTGTTCGTGGCGGAGAAGTAG
- a CDS encoding acyl-CoA desaturase, producing MAQQVRFTNTTQSAFFATVRQRVDAHFQANSLSKHANGAMWAKTAFYLTSFVVFYALLISGQFGLGGMALLAGLLGAFSAFIGFNVCHDAIHGSFSADKRVNKVFSLLFNLIGANPYMWSITHNVVHHTYTNIPGHDEDIEVAPGLVRLSEDEPVNRVQRYQHLYAFFLYGLASLSWVLRKDYLKFFKEKIGQHDNRKHPRQEYFNLFFYKALYYVLFIVLPLVVLDITWWQFVLGFLLMHFVEGLVLGLVFQLAHVVEGTEFPVPDETGDMREAWAAHQMRTTANFSTTSPLAHFLCGGLNQQIEHHLFPKICHIHYPAISGIVKQTAHEFGLPYLENRTFFTALRSHYRVLRKLGKEAYALEKVRAYA from the coding sequence ATGGCTCAGCAAGTTCGATTCACCAACACCACCCAATCTGCTTTTTTCGCCACGGTACGCCAGCGGGTAGATGCTCATTTTCAGGCCAATAGCCTTTCCAAGCACGCCAACGGCGCTATGTGGGCCAAAACGGCGTTCTACCTGACTAGCTTCGTGGTTTTTTATGCGCTGCTTATTTCCGGGCAATTCGGGCTGGGTGGTATGGCGCTGCTGGCGGGGCTGTTGGGCGCGTTCAGCGCCTTTATCGGCTTCAATGTGTGCCACGACGCCATTCACGGCTCCTTCTCGGCCGACAAGCGGGTAAATAAAGTTTTCAGCCTGCTCTTCAACCTTATTGGGGCCAATCCTTACATGTGGAGCATCACGCACAACGTGGTGCACCACACCTACACCAACATTCCGGGTCACGACGAGGACATTGAAGTAGCCCCAGGCCTGGTGCGGCTGTCGGAGGACGAGCCTGTGAACCGGGTGCAACGCTACCAGCACCTCTACGCGTTTTTCCTGTACGGGCTGGCCTCGCTCTCGTGGGTTTTGCGCAAGGACTACCTGAAGTTCTTCAAGGAAAAGATCGGCCAGCACGACAACCGAAAGCACCCGCGTCAGGAGTATTTCAACCTGTTTTTTTACAAAGCTCTTTACTACGTGCTCTTCATTGTGCTGCCGCTGGTGGTGCTCGATATTACGTGGTGGCAGTTCGTGCTGGGCTTTCTGCTGATGCACTTCGTAGAAGGTCTGGTGCTGGGACTGGTATTCCAGCTGGCGCACGTGGTAGAGGGCACGGAGTTTCCGGTGCCCGACGAAACCGGCGACATGCGCGAAGCCTGGGCCGCTCACCAGATGCGCACCACGGCCAATTTCTCCACTACCAGTCCGCTGGCGCATTTCCTCTGCGGCGGCCTCAACCAGCAGATCGAGCACCATCTGTTCCCGAAAATCTGCCATATCCACTACCCGGCCATTTCGGGCATCGTGAAGCAGACGGCCCACGAGTTTGGCTTGCCTTACCTGGAAAACCGGACCTTTTTCACCGCCCTCCGCTCCCACTACCGCGTGCTGCGCAAGCTGGGCAAGGAAGCCTATGCGCTGGAAAAAGTGCGGGCCTACGCTTAA
- a CDS encoding FAD-dependent oxidoreductase, whose product MAARLTPARSSGTTQSVWFPTADPLPTFKPLRQSTTADVVVVGAGIAGLTTAYLLGKAGKKVVVLEDGEIASGESGRTTAHLSNALDDRYSTLEQLFGEEGARLAAESHTAAIAEIEKIVLTEKIACGFTRLNGYLFLPADGTEQELDEELEAAHRAGLKSVKKLRDSGTPGFHTGPCLRFPEQGQFHILQYLHGLVDAITAQGGQIFTHTHVEAVEGGSSARVTTTGGQEVTAGAIVVATNTPFNDRVVMHTKQAPYRTYALAARMPKGSMTPALYWDTADPYHYIRLQEDPNQGDDLLIVGGEDHKTGQEANPAERLQCLEDWTRKHFPQITSIDFRWSGQVMEPTDGLAYAGRNPLDNDNVYIITGDSGHGMTHSTLGAMLIRDLILEQPNPWEKLYDPGRITLKPESIKEFVRENVNVAAEYTELLTGGDVATSEEIAVGSGAVLRRGLTKVAVYKDKAGQTHECSAICPHLGCVVHWNGLESSWDCPCHGSRFDAYGKLLMGPANSDLGAIEK is encoded by the coding sequence ATGGCTGCTCGCCTCACTCCTGCCCGCTCGTCCGGCACCACGCAATCCGTCTGGTTTCCGACTGCCGACCCGCTACCAACTTTTAAGCCGCTTCGCCAGAGTACCACGGCCGATGTAGTGGTAGTGGGAGCAGGCATAGCAGGCCTGACTACCGCGTATCTGCTGGGCAAGGCCGGCAAAAAGGTGGTAGTGCTGGAAGACGGCGAAATAGCCAGCGGCGAATCCGGGCGCACCACGGCCCACCTTTCCAATGCCCTCGACGACCGGTACTCCACGCTGGAGCAGCTCTTTGGAGAGGAAGGCGCCCGGCTGGCAGCCGAAAGCCATACGGCGGCCATTGCCGAAATCGAGAAAATCGTCCTGACAGAAAAAATAGCCTGTGGCTTTACCCGCCTCAACGGCTACCTGTTTTTGCCGGCCGACGGTACGGAGCAGGAACTGGACGAGGAACTGGAGGCAGCACACCGGGCCGGCCTGAAATCGGTGAAAAAGCTGCGCGACTCCGGCACTCCCGGCTTCCATACCGGCCCCTGCCTGCGCTTTCCCGAGCAAGGCCAGTTCCATATTCTGCAATACCTCCACGGCCTCGTAGATGCCATTACGGCCCAGGGCGGGCAGATTTTTACGCACACGCACGTAGAAGCGGTGGAAGGCGGTAGCTCGGCCCGCGTGACGACAACAGGCGGCCAGGAAGTAACCGCCGGGGCTATTGTCGTTGCTACCAATACGCCCTTCAACGACCGGGTGGTGATGCACACCAAGCAGGCTCCTTACCGCACGTACGCCCTGGCGGCCCGCATGCCCAAAGGCTCCATGACGCCAGCTTTGTATTGGGACACGGCCGACCCCTACCACTATATCCGCTTGCAGGAAGACCCCAACCAGGGAGACGACCTGCTGATTGTGGGCGGCGAGGACCACAAAACCGGCCAGGAAGCCAACCCCGCCGAGCGGCTGCAGTGCCTCGAAGACTGGACGCGGAAGCACTTCCCGCAAATCACGAGCATCGACTTTCGCTGGTCGGGGCAGGTGATGGAACCTACGGATGGCCTGGCCTACGCCGGCCGTAATCCGCTGGATAACGACAATGTATACATCATCACCGGTGACTCGGGCCACGGCATGACGCACTCCACCTTGGGCGCTATGCTCATTCGGGACCTGATTCTGGAGCAACCCAACCCCTGGGAAAAGCTCTACGACCCGGGCCGCATCACGCTGAAGCCGGAGTCTATCAAGGAATTCGTGCGGGAGAATGTGAACGTGGCGGCGGAATACACGGAACTGCTCACCGGCGGCGATGTGGCTACTTCTGAGGAAATTGCGGTGGGCTCGGGCGCTGTACTGCGGCGCGGCCTCACCAAAGTAGCCGTGTACAAAGACAAGGCCGGCCAGACCCACGAATGTTCGGCCATTTGCCCGCATTTGGGGTGCGTGGTGCACTGGAACGGGCTGGAAAGCAGTTGGGACTGCCCCTGCCACGGCTCCCGCTTCGACGCCTACGGCAAGCTGCTGATGGGCCCCGCCAATTCAGATTTGGGTGCTATAGAGAAGTAG